Below is a genomic region from Ancylomarina subtilis.
AAAATAAGCTCTTTGAATTTCAAAACTGCTTTCCTTTTGAGTCCCATTAGTCATATCGTAATGGTAATTGAAAAACACTTTCCCTGATGCTTTTCCTGATGGCTTAAATTCTGCTTTTTCCTGTGCAGACGTACTTATAGCTGCAATCAGTATCAGTAAACCTGATAATAAGTTCTTTAATTTCATTGTGGTTGTTTTAATTTAGTAGTACTCAAAATCGAATTTCAAATAGTATTCTCGATTTCAGCAGCAAAAATAATATCTCAACTTATACCTAATGCACCTATAAGGTTAACTTTAGGTTAAAAGAATGTTTATTAAAAAGAAATGAATTCTATAACACCGCGTAGTCGCCCTGCTAACACCCCATAAAAAAAGAGTGTATCAATCATGATTGACACGCTCTTTCATCTCAAGTCTTTTTAAGGAATTTTATTTATTCAGATAAAAATTCACCTCTATATTAAACCACAAAAATATTTAACTCGTCTTCTCAATAGGTATTCCCTATTTCCTGCAAGCGATATTGTTTAGATCTGAAGGTTCAGAGTCATTGTTCTCATTCAATTCTTGATCTATTAACTCTGAAAATAATTTATAAAAACGATCCATCGTCGTATTAAATTCAAATGTAAAATCTTTTGATTGCTCCATAATTGATACTTTTAAAACAGTTCACTTTCGGTTATAAAAACAATTTAATAATCAAGTCTATATCTTAATTTTTTACAAGCAAACTTAATAGAGACACTTGTCCAAATCGTTTCTATTAGATTAAATCTTTCTTAAAAAAGTATTAAACGCCCAAATACAAAAAAAGAGCGAGCCAAAATAAATTGACCCACTCTTAAAAAATTACATGTCGAAGTGTAATAATTTATGATTCAGATTAGAAATTAACCTGTACTCTAGCTTTAATCATACCAACTTTCTCATCCAATGGATAAACCTGGTTCTGAACATCCATATAACTATAGTTTAAACGGAACATCACGTTGTCATTCAAGTAATAGTTTACAGCAGCACTAATTGTTTCTGCTTTACCCCCTTGAATACTCATGTTTCCATATCCGCCTAAAGCAGCACCTAGATCAGCAGGACCATAAGATCCGTTAAAATAAGTCCCATCAATATCGTTCAAATTAGTATTATCGTAACGCAAAAGGAACTCGTAAGTACCAGCCTTTGGACGATTGATATAAGCAGTTGAAGAGTTATATGAATAGTTGTCACCCAAAAGGAAACCAGCTGTAACATAGAAAGCTTCTGTTTCAATATCACGCATCTCACCATACCATCCTGGATAATCACCTGGAGCAACCGGCCATGCATATCCTCCACCTGCAGTATGAGTCCAATAAGGGTTATCTTTCATCAATCTTGAAACGTAGTCATCGTCACGAGTCACTTTTGTTTTAGTATATTCTGCTTGCAACATAACAGGACCGCTAAGAACCATAGTTTGGAAGTTATAACGCATATCTGTTCTTGCTCCTTTAATATCAGCATTTAAAAATTTATGCTCTGGACCAGCTGCTAATGAAACTTCACGGTTATAATCGTCATCATTTAATGACTCGTTAAAACCATTCGCTTCTGGAATACGATAAGTGAATGAACCTCCTAATTGGAAAAGCACATTATCGTTTACGATTGGTGTATAAACCAATTTAGTTGTAGTAGAGAAACCTTGGTCACCCTTATTGTGATTATCTACAGAACCAGCAAAAAGACCTGTTGAACCATAGAACTTATCTGTATAGTAAGTGTATCCCAAACCAATACTACGACCAATTCCCATAGCCTGAGTTGTATTAGACCCGTCAATAAAACGAAGGTTTTTGCTTGAAGCAGATGCCTCAATACCAAATGGTTCAAAGAAGTTACCTACTGTAAAAATACTATTCTTAGATTGATTGTATCTTAAGAATGCATCCTTAATCTTAACTTCATTGTTACCAAAGCTTACATTTACTTTAGCACTCCACTGTCCCCACTTCACTGTAGTTCCCAGGCGAATATCCTTAATGGAAGCATCTGAGCTTAAATCAGTAGCATCATCGAAATAATGAACACCATCCATATATATTCTACCATTAAGGCTTACCTGATAATCCTTGTCAGCTGAGGTTAATACAATTCCACCTTTTTTCGATTTAGCAGTCAATTCTTTTTCCTGCCCTATTGCACTTGTCGCCACCATTCCTAAAGCTAGTGTAGCGATATATATTTTTCTTAACATATCTTTATCGTTTATAGATTTAACAATTAGTAGCCTAAGTTGTCCATTACTTCCTGAGCTGTACCCACAACTTCACGGTTCTGATACTTCATTGACAAATCTGTCAAATTAGTAAAACCACCATCGATAAACATATTAGGGTTTACGTCATATCCAAAATCGCCACTAATCTTACGAGCAGGATCGTCAAAACGAGAGACTCCAGCATAAAAATAATCTCCATTGTATTTTCTCAACTGATCTTCAGTATCGAAAGAATAAGCATGAACAAGCATACCAGCACGGTGATACATTTCACACATCCAAGGTTCAGTTAATTCAGGATATCCATTAGGTTTACCGGCAATAGAAGGACCTGCAATATGACAATTGTAATCTACAGAAAAATTAATGAATTCAGCCAATGATTCAATTGAATTGGATGGACGAACGTAAGCAGCACTCTCATCCTCCCAAAGCAACATACATTTAGGTACGCCAGGTAATTCTTTCTCCAATTTCACAACAGACTCACGAGAGAAAGTTTGTAAAATAAAACGACCATTTGTATTTGCTACAGCAACTTTACCAGGAGTTGTTGCAATTGTTTTAGGAGATTTTGTAATATTCCAACCCGCATCAGTTAAAAAATCAGCTAGGTCAGCTTCCATTCCACCGAATAAATATGGCTCTTTAGTCTCAGCATAAACACCCGGACGGTTACCATTATCCTGTGGATCTACTTCAAACTCATAAAATCCAGCCCATAAACCATCTGCATCTATGCGAGTCATATCTTTTACTGGTTCACCAGAAACATCACGTTTAATTCTATAGCCCTCTGCAATCTTTAACACTTCCTCTAGTGTAGAAATTTTTTGTCCTACAAATGACTGACGAGCATTTTCAGGCTTATCAATATTAAACCAAGAACCTGCATCTAATTGACGTAATTCAGCCAAAGTAAAAACACTTACAGGATAATCTTCTTTTCCTGGGAAAATACTTTCGATATTAGATGTACGACGAAGATTTCCATCATGTAAAGCCAACAATACACCATCTTTTGTTCTTTGAAGATCAATCTCCAAATAGTCAGCACCCATATTACGAGCCCAACGGAAAGCAGCTTCAGTTTCTTCAGGGGCCCAGAATGTTGAACCACGGTGAGCAATTACAGCGTCAGGTTTCACATAGTCGCGAACAACCTTAGCCTCTGCACTAAGTTCCTTTAAAGGATAAGTTTTATACAAGTTGTAAGGATTATAATCAGGGGTGTCATCTTCACATCCTGCAAATCCGATGCTAGACAGGATTAGAGCTCCTGCTAACAAATTTCTCACATTTAGACTTTTCATGTGTTTTAAATTTATGGTTAGTAATTATTATTTTTTAAACTATTTAACTAAAAGTGAATCTTTCAATATATTAATGATGAAGACCGTTATGACCATTCTTCTCTTGAATCCAGGAAACACCAATCAGGATAATAGACGCAATACAGGCACCCAAAAGAACAATGAATCCACCATTCCAGCCCCATGCATCAACAACAGCTCCCATAGCGATGTTGGCAAACAAGGCACCTCCCAGATATCCAAACAGACCTGTTAATCCGGCAGCCGTTCCAGCCGCTTTTTTAGGAACCAAGTCCAATGCATGTACTCCAATCAACATCACAGGACCGTAGATTAGAAAACCGATACAAATAAGAGCTATAGAGTTCATTACGATCGACTGACTGAACCAATACATGATAACTGAAACAAAAACCAATACCATGTAAATGATACTCACAGGAGCTCGTTTCCCTTTAAACACTTTATCACTTAAGTAACCACATAATATGGTACCGGGTATACCTGCCCATTCATAAGCAAAATAGGCCCAACCTGTTTCTTTAATTGAAAAACCTTTTGCTTCTTCAAGGTATAAGGGAGCCCAATCGAGCACACCGTAACGAACTAAATAAACAAAAGCATTTGCGAATGCTATTGACCATAGCAACCTGTTTTTAAGAATATATTTCATGAAGATTTCCTTAGCAGTCATCTCCACTTCATATTTTTCAGAATAATTATCAGGATAGTCGTTTTTATACTTCTCAATATTGGGTAGTCCACAAGATTGAGGGGTATCACGAATTAATAACCAGGCAATAAATGCAACGCCAAGCGCAACAAAACCCGGGAAATATAATTTCGACTGCCAGTCAGCAAAAATTGCAACACCTAAAATGGCTAGAGGACCAATAATTCCACCACCGACATTGTGTGCCACATTCCAAATCGACATCTTTGTCCCACGCTCACGGATAGAAAACCAGTGAACCATTACACGACCACATGGAGGCCAGCCCATACCCTGAAACCATCCGTTTAGTAAAAGCAATACAAACATGATCGCAATCGATGACGTCGCAACCGGAAGTAAACCCATCGCAATCATGGTAATTGCTGAAAGGACCAAACCAAAAGTTATGAATCGACGCGCATTACTACGGTCAGACACATTACCCATGATAAACTTACTCAAACCATAAGCTACGGAAACGCCTGATAACGCGAACCCCAACTCAGTTTTGGTGTAGCCCAATGCAACTAAATCCGGCATCGCTAGTGAAAACACCTTTCTTACAAGATAATAACCTGCGTATCCCAAAAATATACCTAGGAATACTTGTAAACGCAATCGTTTGTAAGTCGGGTCAATTTTATTTTCCGGCAGTAGTTCTTTATGTGCCGCCGGTTTTAGAAAACCAATCATATTATTAGATTTTGGGTGAGTATTTTAGTTTAAAACGTAGTTTGCTGCCAAACTTGTGTACTTGTTTATTTGTTTTTCAATCCAGGCTTCATCCTTCCCAAGTTCAATTGCCATTATTGCAGCCACCTCTGGCGCAATTCGGGCACTCTCTCGGGCATCAAGCAATAGAGCACGGGTTCTTCTCGATAAGACGTCCTCTACTGTACGTGCCATTTCGTTTCGAACAGCCCATACAACCTGTGCTTTTATAATTCCAAGGTTCTGGCTTAAGCAAAGTTCCATATCTTTATTTGACTTAGCTAAAGCAAGTATTTTCTCGGAATCAGAACCGTAAAAATAAAGCGAATCTGTTAAATCAACATTTTGTTTCCAACCATGAAGTGGCAATTTACGAGTAATCGATTTCTTTAAAACAAAACCAGCTACTTTGGAAGCTGTATCAACGGTTTCCTCGGCCATTTGCCTGTAAGTTGTCCATTTTCCTCCGGTAATTGTAACCAGTCCGGAATCTGATGTATAAATCTTATGTCCCCTTGAAATCTCTTTTGTTTTCTTTCCTTCCCCGGTTGGAGCAGCCAAAGGTCTTAAGCCTGCAAATACTGATTTTACATCTGAACGTTTAGGCATTTTGGTTAAAAATCGACCAGCTGTTTCAAGAATAAAATCAATCTCTTCATCAAGAGCTTTAGGTTCTAACTCAGCAGTTTCTTTCTGAATATCTGTTGTTCCCACAACCACTTTATTGTGCCAGGGTACTGCAAACAGAACACGACCATCGTCAGTTTTAGGGATCATTATAGCGTAATCATTCGGCACAAACTCTTTATCTAAAACAAGATGTACACCTTGACTAACACAAACAATATCTCTGGATTTTGGTGCATCCATCTTGATAATATCATCAACAAATACACCTGTTGCATTTACGACAACCTTTGCGTTAATTTCAAATTTCTCTTCCGTCTCCTGATCAATAACTGTGACTCCGGAAATGTTCCCATTGGTTTTATTTAAGCCGACAACTTTCATATAGTTGATAGCTGTGCCACCATTCTCAACAAAAGTCTGACATAGGTTAATCCCATAACGCGCATCGTCGAATTGACCATCATGATAGACAACTCCTCCTCTTAATTTTTCTTTAATCAGAGTTGGAATATGCTTTAAGGTCTTTTTTCTGGAATAAGGTAAAGAACGTCCCAAACCTAAACGTCCAGCCATTAAATCATAGGCGGTTAATCCTAAAGTATAGTATGGTTTAACCCACCATTTGTAACTGGGGATAATGAACGATTGATCTTTAACCAGATGAGGTGCATTCTGTTTCATCAAGCCTCTTTCTCTAAGAGCTTCAAGTACAAGAGAGATATTCCCCTGTGCTAAATATCGAACTCCACCATGGACTAACTTTGTACTTCTGCTGGAAGTTCCTTTTGTAAAGTCATCTTGCTCGAGCAATAAGGTTTTCAATCCTCGTGTTGCAGCTTCAACAGCAGCACCTAAACCAGAAGCTCCACCTCCAACTATCACAACATCCCATTTTTCAGACATGTTTTTCAAGTTCAAGATCATTTTTTCACGTACCATTACCATTTTATTCTTCTTTATTGCTTATTACTTACTTGCTTGTTCGAATTTTTAAACGTAGCACCATCTTTTCCATTAAGTTCCCGCTCTAATAAATCGGAGAAATACTTATAAAAACGATCCATGGTAGCATTAAATTCAAATGTAAAATCGTTTTGCTGTTCCATGTTAAAAAAATTTAAGAATACATTTTATAATCAGATACATTGCTATACTATGCATAAAGAGAAAATATATAAGACAGGTTTAAATCATGTCTTATCAATTCTCGTGGAGACAAACTTAAAAAAAATACATAGCTATGCAAAGTATATTTTAATTTTACATACTATTTAGATTGAATCTTAACAACATGACGGAAATCATTAATAATCAATTACATTTTTAAGATTCAAACTCAATATTAAGAATGCTAATAAAACTCCAGATCAAAAAAGATTAGTTTTTCTTTTCCCAATTCTTTGACCGATCTAAAGCTTTGTCCCATCCTTCAATTAATAACTCAGATTCATCTACAGACATTTTAGGCTCAAACTTTCTGTCTATTGCCCACTGATATTGAATCTCTTCAACGCCATCCCAAAATCCAACAGCCAAACCGGCAAGGTAAGCTGCGCCCAAAGCAGTTGTTTCATGTATTTTGGGGCGAGATACAGGAACTTTAAGAATATCAGCCTGAAACTGCATCAATAGATTATTAGCAGCAGCACCTCCATCTACACGGAGTTCATGTATTTTAATATGCGCATCAGACTCCATTGCTTTCAGAACGTCTCTAACTTGAAATGCAATGCCTTCAAGAGCTGCCCTAGCAATATGTGCCGCTGTGGATCCTCTTGTCAAACCAACAATTGTTCCTCGTGCATACTGATCCCAATGTGGCGCTCCAAGCCCTGTCAATGCCGGCACCACAAACACGCCTCCATTATCATCAACCGTTTTTGCCAATACTTCAACCTCGGAGGAGGTTTTGATGATTCCTAATCCATCACGTAACCATTGAACAATGGCACCACCCATAAAAATACTCCCCTCAAGTGCATACGTTGTTTCACCATTAATTTGCCAGGCAATAGTTGTCAGCAAATTGTTTTTAGATTTGACAGGCGTATTGCCCGTATTGCATAACATGAAACAACCTGTACCGTAAGTATTCTTAACAGAACCAGCCTTTAAACACATTTGACCAAAAGTCGCGGCTTGTTGATCACCTGCTACACCCGAAATAGGTACTGCATGCGCGAAAAGCGTACTAACAGTGTGCCCATATATTTCTGAAGATGATTTAACATCAGGAAGCATACTCATCGGTATGTTCAGAAGTTCCAACATCTCAGCATCCCACTCCAATGTTTTGATATTATATAAAAGCGTTCGACTCGCATTGCTTACATCCGTAACGTGAACCTTTCCTTGCGTTAACTTCCAAATTAGCCAGGAATCAATCGTTCCAAAGGCCAATTTTCCAGCTTCTGCTTTTTCTCGTGCACCTTCAACAGTGTCTAAAATCCATTTCACTTTCGTACCCGAGAAATAAGAATCAATTATTAAACCAGTCTTATCCTGAATCATATCAGCATAGCCATCCTTTTTTAATTGATCGCAATATTTAGCGGTACGTCTGTCCTGCCAAACAATTGCATTATAAATGGGCTGACTGGTCTCTCTATCCCAAACAACTGTTGTCTCTCTTTGATTCGTAATCCCAATTCCGGCTATACTTAACCCGTTGACTCCTGCACGAACAATCGCTTCGGC
It encodes:
- the glpK gene encoding glycerol kinase GlpK gives rise to the protein MNEKFILSLDQGTTSSRAIVFNKRGEIVSSAQKELTQIFPQPGWVEHDAIEIWSTQAGVAAEAIVRAGVNGLSIAGIGITNQRETTVVWDRETSQPIYNAIVWQDRRTAKYCDQLKKDGYADMIQDKTGLIIDSYFSGTKVKWILDTVEGAREKAEAGKLAFGTIDSWLIWKLTQGKVHVTDVSNASRTLLYNIKTLEWDAEMLELLNIPMSMLPDVKSSSEIYGHTVSTLFAHAVPISGVAGDQQAATFGQMCLKAGSVKNTYGTGCFMLCNTGNTPVKSKNNLLTTIAWQINGETTYALEGSIFMGGAIVQWLRDGLGIIKTSSEVEVLAKTVDDNGGVFVVPALTGLGAPHWDQYARGTIVGLTRGSTAAHIARAALEGIAFQVRDVLKAMESDAHIKIHELRVDGGAAANNLLMQFQADILKVPVSRPKIHETTALGAAYLAGLAVGFWDGVEEIQYQWAIDRKFEPKMSVDESELLIEGWDKALDRSKNWEKKN
- a CDS encoding glycerol-3-phosphate dehydrogenase/oxidase, producing MSEKWDVVIVGGGASGLGAAVEAATRGLKTLLLEQDDFTKGTSSRSTKLVHGGVRYLAQGNISLVLEALRERGLMKQNAPHLVKDQSFIIPSYKWWVKPYYTLGLTAYDLMAGRLGLGRSLPYSRKKTLKHIPTLIKEKLRGGVVYHDGQFDDARYGINLCQTFVENGGTAINYMKVVGLNKTNGNISGVTVIDQETEEKFEINAKVVVNATGVFVDDIIKMDAPKSRDIVCVSQGVHLVLDKEFVPNDYAIMIPKTDDGRVLFAVPWHNKVVVGTTDIQKETAELEPKALDEEIDFILETAGRFLTKMPKRSDVKSVFAGLRPLAAPTGEGKKTKEISRGHKIYTSDSGLVTITGGKWTTYRQMAEETVDTASKVAGFVLKKSITRKLPLHGWKQNVDLTDSLYFYGSDSEKILALAKSNKDMELCLSQNLGIIKAQVVWAVRNEMARTVEDVLSRRTRALLLDARESARIAPEVAAIMAIELGKDEAWIEKQINKYTSLAANYVLN
- a CDS encoding OprO/OprP family phosphate-selective porin; protein product: MLRKIYIATLALGMVATSAIGQEKELTAKSKKGGIVLTSADKDYQVSLNGRIYMDGVHYFDDATDLSSDASIKDIRLGTTVKWGQWSAKVNVSFGNNEVKIKDAFLRYNQSKNSIFTVGNFFEPFGIEASASSKNLRFIDGSNTTQAMGIGRSIGLGYTYYTDKFYGSTGLFAGSVDNHNKGDQGFSTTTKLVYTPIVNDNVLFQLGGSFTYRIPEANGFNESLNDDDYNREVSLAAGPEHKFLNADIKGARTDMRYNFQTMVLSGPVMLQAEYTKTKVTRDDDYVSRLMKDNPYWTHTAGGGYAWPVAPGDYPGWYGEMRDIETEAFYVTAGFLLGDNYSYNSSTAYINRPKAGTYEFLLRYDNTNLNDIDGTYFNGSYGPADLGAALGGYGNMSIQGGKAETISAAVNYYLNDNVMFRLNYSYMDVQNQVYPLDEKVGMIKARVQVNF
- a CDS encoding glycerophosphodiester phosphodiesterase family protein, giving the protein MKSLNVRNLLAGALILSSIGFAGCEDDTPDYNPYNLYKTYPLKELSAEAKVVRDYVKPDAVIAHRGSTFWAPEETEAAFRWARNMGADYLEIDLQRTKDGVLLALHDGNLRRTSNIESIFPGKEDYPVSVFTLAELRQLDAGSWFNIDKPENARQSFVGQKISTLEEVLKIAEGYRIKRDVSGEPVKDMTRIDADGLWAGFYEFEVDPQDNGNRPGVYAETKEPYLFGGMEADLADFLTDAGWNITKSPKTIATTPGKVAVANTNGRFILQTFSRESVVKLEKELPGVPKCMLLWEDESAAYVRPSNSIESLAEFINFSVDYNCHIAGPSIAGKPNGYPELTEPWMCEMYHRAGMLVHAYSFDTEDQLRKYNGDYFYAGVSRFDDPARKISGDFGYDVNPNMFIDGGFTNLTDLSMKYQNREVVGTAQEVMDNLGY
- the glpT gene encoding glycerol-3-phosphate transporter, whose amino-acid sequence is MIGFLKPAAHKELLPENKIDPTYKRLRLQVFLGIFLGYAGYYLVRKVFSLAMPDLVALGYTKTELGFALSGVSVAYGLSKFIMGNVSDRSNARRFITFGLVLSAITMIAMGLLPVATSSIAIMFVLLLLNGWFQGMGWPPCGRVMVHWFSIRERGTKMSIWNVAHNVGGGIIGPLAILGVAIFADWQSKLYFPGFVALGVAFIAWLLIRDTPQSCGLPNIEKYKNDYPDNYSEKYEVEMTAKEIFMKYILKNRLLWSIAFANAFVYLVRYGVLDWAPLYLEEAKGFSIKETGWAYFAYEWAGIPGTILCGYLSDKVFKGKRAPVSIIYMVLVFVSVIMYWFSQSIVMNSIALICIGFLIYGPVMLIGVHALDLVPKKAAGTAAGLTGLFGYLGGALFANIAMGAVVDAWGWNGGFIVLLGACIASIILIGVSWIQEKNGHNGLHH